Proteins from a single region of Alloscardovia omnicolens:
- a CDS encoding lysylphosphatidylglycerol synthase transmembrane domain-containing protein, with protein MTATDDTVHENVHNTDIGYAQASPALNKATDDLSQVHITDVQPHRAHDIADITNAAISLLSAVLITLLSLYLHGVTRGVEADAHTVGLALDDWLFAVPLAFVQQATMTIIIISVVVQLLSQREWGQTVIALAGFLGGIAGAIGISQLIMTIHYVPLIDALSSTSTIQFLLPELFSGLVAFLTCAGPHRLRSTLTWSWNALIIVSALLVMLSVNSFVGMMVSLLVGRCIGLLIRYAVGSPNIGVWGQGIAHAAQLVGLEPASIVYAGDATARSGHYSVDDDVTSNSRRYALTTRDGAHYTVSVTDAQNHSKSYLRQLWQSVQLSHLSLRRDRSVSDITHHHMLMLLAVRNSGLDAVQPYALSQEKDSALLFLQTNTSITALDSYALSDADIVDVLRFIDTAHHHGITHRQISEHSLARNHEGHLILCGWENGDITSTPAHIAADRVQILTVLSALVGVNRVIDAARHVWSDETLQGITPFVQNVLVPSSVRDLDSWNRGLIKDLRSALSALGSNDDSDDVELVPLSRFNIRTFITAVLVVIALFVILTQLNMRNVIDSVRHASPTFAALSFIAGCASWIGSAISLSTYMDRDKRHFIDVFISQVAQSFAAVSMPAGIGSAFVNLRFLRKTGHKNNSATAVMTAVVAVQFTTVFFVMVTLGLFTGNNGITRFVPTGTLAIVLGVLGLIIALSMLISPARKLIMTKIVPPLKNFARQLLFLLTQPHKLALAAAGAIIQNLLLGLSFWAALRAFNISANFIDTTFIFLVANTIGSAAPTPGGLGGVETSLTVAFSGVGIPSATALSAVLLFRVMTYWIRIPLGAAAMSYMNKHNLI; from the coding sequence GCATCACCCGCGCTAAACAAAGCTACCGATGACCTCAGCCAGGTTCATATTACCGATGTTCAGCCTCACCGTGCTCACGATATTGCTGATATTACCAATGCCGCAATTTCTTTGCTCAGCGCTGTACTTATTACGCTGCTATCGCTATACCTTCATGGCGTTACTCGCGGTGTAGAAGCAGATGCGCATACGGTAGGACTTGCTCTTGATGATTGGCTCTTTGCTGTACCTTTAGCTTTTGTACAACAAGCTACGATGACCATTATTATTATCAGTGTTGTAGTGCAGCTCTTGTCTCAGCGCGAATGGGGTCAAACGGTTATAGCGCTTGCTGGTTTTCTTGGCGGTATTGCAGGAGCTATTGGCATATCGCAACTGATAATGACCATTCATTATGTACCACTCATAGATGCTCTGTCCTCCACGAGTACGATTCAATTTCTTTTGCCTGAATTATTCAGCGGTTTAGTGGCATTCCTCACCTGTGCTGGGCCGCATCGTTTGCGTTCCACTCTCACGTGGAGTTGGAATGCGCTGATTATTGTGTCGGCTTTGCTCGTCATGTTATCGGTGAACTCTTTTGTGGGTATGATGGTCTCGCTCTTAGTTGGCCGTTGTATTGGTTTGCTGATCCGCTACGCCGTGGGTTCTCCGAATATTGGAGTCTGGGGTCAAGGTATTGCACACGCTGCACAATTAGTCGGATTAGAGCCTGCCAGTATTGTGTATGCTGGCGATGCAACAGCGCGTTCTGGACACTACAGTGTAGATGACGATGTGACCTCTAATTCACGCCGTTATGCTCTGACCACGCGCGATGGCGCACACTACACCGTATCTGTTACCGACGCTCAAAATCACAGTAAAAGCTATTTACGTCAACTCTGGCAAAGCGTGCAATTATCACATTTATCTTTGCGGCGTGATCGCTCTGTCAGCGATATAACTCATCACCATATGCTCATGCTTCTTGCCGTGCGCAACAGTGGTTTAGATGCTGTTCAACCATATGCTTTATCGCAAGAAAAAGATTCTGCACTCCTTTTCTTGCAAACCAATACAAGCATTACTGCTCTGGATTCCTATGCGCTCAGCGATGCAGATATAGTTGACGTTTTGCGTTTCATAGATACTGCTCACCATCACGGCATTACGCATCGCCAGATTTCTGAGCACTCTTTAGCCCGTAATCATGAGGGCCATCTTATTCTTTGCGGCTGGGAAAATGGCGATATTACGAGCACCCCTGCCCATATTGCTGCTGACCGTGTGCAAATTTTAACGGTCTTGTCAGCCCTAGTAGGTGTGAACAGGGTGATCGATGCAGCTCGCCACGTGTGGTCTGATGAAACTTTACAGGGTATTACGCCTTTTGTACAAAATGTGCTGGTTCCTTCATCCGTGCGGGACTTAGACTCATGGAATCGCGGTTTAATCAAGGATTTGCGCTCTGCGCTGTCTGCTCTTGGTTCCAACGACGATAGCGATGATGTGGAACTTGTTCCTCTTTCACGCTTTAATATACGAACCTTTATTACGGCTGTGCTCGTTGTTATTGCACTGTTTGTTATTCTCACTCAGCTCAATATGCGCAATGTTATTGATAGTGTTCGCCATGCTAGCCCTACTTTCGCAGCTTTGAGTTTTATTGCTGGATGTGCATCGTGGATTGGATCAGCTATTTCGCTGTCGACATATATGGATCGCGATAAGCGTCATTTTATAGATGTTTTCATTTCACAAGTAGCCCAAAGTTTCGCCGCAGTGAGTATGCCTGCTGGTATTGGTTCGGCTTTTGTGAACTTGCGGTTCTTACGTAAAACAGGTCACAAAAATAATTCTGCTACGGCGGTTATGACTGCTGTGGTCGCAGTGCAATTCACCACTGTTTTCTTTGTGATGGTTACTTTGGGTTTATTTACTGGCAATAATGGTATTACCCGTTTCGTTCCAACAGGAACTTTAGCTATTGTCTTAGGCGTTTTAGGATTGATTATTGCGCTGAGTATGCTTATTAGTCCTGCACGTAAACTCATTATGACGAAGATTGTGCCGCCATTGAAGAATTTTGCTCGACAGCTTCTCTTCTTACTCACTCAACCTCACAAGCTTGCTCTTGCTGCAGCAGGTGCTATTATACAAAATCTTCTCCTAGGATTAAGTTTCTGGGCGGCGTTACGAGCTTTTAATATTTCAGCCAATTTTATTGATACAACTTTTATTTTCCTTGTGGCGAATACGATTGGTTCAGCAGCTCCAACTCCTGGAGGTTTGGGTGGTGTGGAAACATCCCTGACGGTTGCCTTTTCCGGCGTGGGTATTCCATCTGCCACAGCTTTATCTGCTGTTCTTCTCTTCCGTGTGATGACGTATTGGATTCGTATTCCTCTGGGAGCCGCAGCAATGAGTTATATGAATAAACATAATTTGATTTAA
- a CDS encoding HU family DNA-binding protein, which yields MAYNKSDLVAKIAQKTNLTKVQAEAAVNAFQEVLAESLQSGEGLRLTGVLSATRVTRAARTGRNPRTGETIEIPAGYGVKLSAGSLLKKAAQEN from the coding sequence ATGGCATACAACAAGTCTGACCTCGTAGCAAAGATTGCACAGAAGACCAACCTGACCAAGGTACAGGCAGAAGCTGCTGTGAACGCATTCCAGGAAGTTCTTGCTGAGTCTTTGCAGTCTGGTGAAGGTCTTCGCCTCACTGGTGTTTTGTCTGCAACTCGCGTAACTCGCGCAGCTCGCACTGGTCGTAACCCACGCACTGGTGAAACCATCGAAATCCCAGCAGGTTACGGTGTAAAGCTTTCTGCAGGTTCCTTGTTGAAGAAGGCTGCACAGGAGAACTAA
- a CDS encoding proteasome accessory factor PafA2 family protein, whose protein sequence is MPQLRDSSQSYDFSAAERSADTSFERIFGIETEYGVSVTGDEHTVDAAHAAAVMFEPVVTQSRSTNTYTDNGSRLYLDVGAHPEYATAEARTVRDAVLLDAAGEKLMASLAHHAQSQLRERTGHTQLKVHVYKNNTDSQGHSFGCHENYLVRRSVSLELLEHCFIPFLTTRLIFAGAGAVRGSDFLISQRSDFLDDTISSATTRSRPMINTRDEPHADSRMYRRLHVIVGDSNRSERANWMKLMTAHLVLCMIEASTRGEDYGLEALAMSTPGAQMKAISRDTNFSYRVPLKDGRALTAIDIQREYCQAAQCFMRNHNNDLSQDMRDDAYACLELWEDTLNSLEHKSFQHLASWVDWIAKYELIEALRERGADNARVQQIDFAYHDIAQDRVFAALRMHGKMNSLFSAQQIHDALTSAPGDTRAALRSRFIRAARSTSMRWSADWTSVSITPSRESHTLSAYILDPFSTHADEQFAAVMAAIQQGRDDNPILPLI, encoded by the coding sequence GTGCCACAGCTTCGAGATAGCAGCCAATCCTATGATTTCTCGGCTGCTGAGCGTAGTGCTGATACTTCGTTTGAAAGAATTTTCGGTATTGAAACCGAATATGGTGTTAGCGTGACTGGTGATGAGCATACCGTAGACGCCGCTCATGCTGCTGCTGTTATGTTTGAACCGGTCGTCACACAATCGCGCTCTACGAATACGTATACAGATAATGGTTCGCGCTTGTATTTAGATGTGGGTGCACATCCAGAATATGCCACTGCCGAAGCGCGCACAGTACGTGATGCAGTGCTCTTAGATGCTGCAGGTGAAAAACTCATGGCGAGCTTAGCTCACCATGCGCAATCGCAGTTGCGTGAACGTACAGGGCATACGCAGCTCAAGGTGCACGTATATAAAAACAACACGGATTCCCAAGGGCATTCTTTTGGCTGCCATGAGAATTATCTCGTACGCCGCAGCGTGAGTTTAGAGTTGTTAGAGCATTGCTTTATTCCCTTTTTAACTACCCGTCTTATTTTTGCTGGTGCTGGAGCTGTGCGAGGTTCAGATTTTCTGATTTCGCAGCGCAGTGATTTTCTGGATGACACGATTTCGTCTGCCACTACGCGTTCACGTCCAATGATCAATACGCGCGATGAACCTCATGCTGATTCCCGTATGTATCGGCGTTTACACGTTATTGTGGGGGACTCGAATCGTTCTGAGCGTGCCAATTGGATGAAGCTCATGACAGCCCATCTTGTTCTGTGCATGATTGAAGCCTCAACACGTGGTGAGGATTATGGTTTAGAAGCTTTAGCTATGAGTACTCCTGGCGCACAGATGAAAGCCATATCGCGAGATACGAACTTTAGCTATCGCGTACCACTCAAAGATGGTAGAGCTCTCACCGCCATTGATATTCAACGAGAATACTGCCAAGCTGCTCAGTGTTTTATGCGCAACCACAACAACGATCTGAGTCAAGATATGCGTGATGATGCATATGCTTGTCTTGAATTGTGGGAGGACACTCTTAATTCATTAGAACACAAGTCTTTTCAGCATCTTGCGTCATGGGTTGATTGGATTGCGAAATATGAGCTGATTGAAGCTCTTCGTGAGCGAGGCGCCGATAATGCGCGAGTGCAGCAGATTGATTTTGCTTACCATGATATTGCGCAAGATCGTGTTTTTGCAGCTTTGCGTATGCACGGCAAGATGAACAGTTTGTTTAGCGCACAACAGATTCATGACGCGCTGACGAGCGCTCCTGGTGATACGCGCGCAGCCTTGCGCTCGCGATTTATTCGTGCGGCACGGTCCACATCTATGCGTTGGAGTGCTGATTGGACATCGGTGAGTATTACACCTTCTCGAGAAAGTCATACACTCAGCGCTTATATTTTAGATCCTTTTTCCACTCATGCTGATGAACAGTTTGCTGCTGTGATGGCAGCTATACAGCAGGGCCGAGATGACAATCCGATATTGCCTTTAATATAA
- a CDS encoding ubiquitin-like protein Pup: protein MRESLSDEEQQIHSDAYMQEAAFDLDAVLDDIESTLEENAEEYVSSFVQKGGQ, encoded by the coding sequence ATGCGTGAATCCTTGTCTGATGAGGAACAGCAGATCCACAGTGATGCTTATATGCAAGAAGCAGCATTTGACCTAGATGCGGTGCTGGATGATATTGAATCAACATTAGAAGAAAATGCTGAAGAATATGTGAGCAGCTTCGTGCAAAAAGGTGGACAGTAG
- a CDS encoding inositol monophosphatase family protein — translation MDLQQLAMQVAKVAQDAGRHAAQDQLTPHLLKTASQTSEESDREKYTSDIDDTVVRYLREKLMDINPLDGFWEEVGSERKPGEYYWCIGRIDGAINYMRNMPEWTVTVSVFCIDENGDATPVVGVVHAPALNVTYVAAKGHGAIRIRRSTLGDKREAIMPTTTANLKNSVVCFGMSYFSRESKRALNTVSALAGLPSDIKRMGPASLDLCKVADGTYDAYFEPSLHSWDIPAVSAAAVVVWEAQGRLRQWDDSPISWYRSNDVVASNGLIINELSQYLDSAEHNE, via the coding sequence ATGGACTTGCAGCAGCTTGCTATGCAAGTAGCAAAGGTAGCTCAAGATGCTGGACGTCATGCGGCACAAGATCAGCTCACACCTCATCTGTTGAAAACAGCTTCTCAGACTAGCGAAGAATCAGATCGCGAAAAATACACGTCAGATATTGACGATACTGTTGTGCGCTATTTGCGCGAAAAACTTATGGATATTAACCCTCTCGATGGGTTCTGGGAAGAAGTGGGTTCTGAGCGCAAGCCAGGAGAATACTACTGGTGTATTGGCCGTATTGACGGCGCAATTAACTATATGCGCAATATGCCAGAATGGACTGTTACTGTTTCCGTTTTCTGCATTGACGAGAATGGTGATGCAACACCAGTAGTAGGTGTAGTTCATGCTCCAGCACTTAATGTAACGTATGTGGCTGCCAAGGGACATGGGGCAATTCGTATTCGTCGCTCTACCTTGGGAGATAAGCGTGAAGCGATTATGCCAACCACCACAGCCAACTTGAAGAATTCAGTTGTCTGCTTTGGTATGTCATACTTCTCGCGTGAGTCAAAGCGAGCACTCAACACCGTTTCAGCTTTAGCTGGTTTGCCGTCAGATATTAAGCGTATGGGACCAGCATCCTTAGATTTATGCAAAGTAGCTGATGGTACGTATGACGCATATTTTGAACCATCTTTGCATTCGTGGGATATTCCAGCAGTATCTGCTGCAGCCGTTGTAGTGTGGGAAGCACAAGGACGATTGCGTCAGTGGGATGATTCCCCAATCAGCTGGTATCGCAGCAATGATGTGGTCGCTTCCAATGGTTTAATTATTAATGAATTGAGTCAGTATTTAGACTCTGCAGAACACAACGAATAG